The Novipirellula caenicola genomic interval GGGCGTGTTGCTAGTGGTGTTGGGATGGCGATCCCTTACACCCAATCGTCCCTACAGCTTGTGGGCATGTTGTTTCGTTGGGGTTTGGTTGACGTTTGCCCCGATTCTGTTTTGGGCACCCACGGCCGCTTCGTACGTCAACGATTCGTTGGTCGGAATCCTGGTGATGGCGCTGACGATCCTGATACCCGGGATGCCCAATATGATCATGTACATGCAACATGGTCCACCGACTCCGCCCGGTTGGAGTTACAACCCATCGAGTTGGCCGCAGCGATGGGTGATGATCGCGACCGGTTTTGTCGGATTTGTTGTCTCTCGTTATCTGGCGATGTTTCAGCTCGGGTACATCGATTTCGTTTGGGATCCATTCTTCGGATTTGAAAGCGGATCCAAGAAGGTGCTCAATTCAAAAATGTCGCACATGTGGCCCATTTCCGATGGAGGGCTTGGCGTTGCGTCCTATACCTTCGAATTCATGATGGGGTACATGGGAAGTCCATCGCGTTGGCGAACGATGCCGTGGATGGTTGCGTTCTTTGGTGTCTTGGTCATCCCGCTGGGACTGACGCACATCGTGCTTGTCATTTCGCAGCCGGTGCTGGTGCATCATTGGTGTGCGATGTGTTTATTGGCCGCCATGGTCATGCTGCCGATGATTCCGTTGGAAGTGGACGAAGTGATTGCGATGTTCCAGCACGTTCGCCAAGCCAAACAACGCGGCGATCGTGGAGGCTCGCTCCGGCAAATCTTTTGGAAAGGCGGCAAGGCAGACGGATGTACCGCAGACGAGCGATCGCCTGAGATGATCGAAATGCCCGAAAAACCATGGCAGCTACTGAAAGCCTCGATTTGGGGAATGAGTTTTCCATGGACTTTGGTGGTCTGCACTGCACTGGGCGTCGGCATCATGGCTGCGCCCACCTCGTTTGGAATCGATATCAAAACCACCGCCGCCGATATCGGACATCTCGGCGGCGCTTTGATCGTGACCGTTTCCGTGATTGCGATGGGCGAAGTCATTCGCATCGGACGTTATGGAAACGTGTTGTTGGCACTCGCCGTCATCGTCGGCCCCTGGTTGGTCGACTCGGCGACCACGGGGTTTGCAATCACCAACAGCGTGCTTGGCGTGCTCGTGCTGATTCTGACAATACCGCGAGGCAAAATTACTGAAACGTACGGATCGTGGGATCGATTCATTCGTTAACCAATGCTGCGTCGATGAATCGCGAGTGTGTTGACCAACCGAACACTGGGCGATCGATCGGCACCGATCATCCATTGACAAACACAGCCACGTGAACGGGGCACATGGCTGACGTTGTTTGAACCACGTCCCCGCTATTGGAGAGTATCGATGAGTAACCAACGTTTTGCTAGTTGTATCGAAGCCTGTCTCGACTGCGCGCAAGCCTGTGAGCACTGTGCTGAGGCATGCCTGGGCGAAAAAGATGTCAAGAAGATGGCCGACTGCATTCGCACCGACCGCGATTGTGCAACGCTTTGCTGGTCCACCGCAGCACTGATGAGCCGTGATTCGCAGTTCAGTGCCAAGGCTTGTGAGTTGTTAGCCGAAGTTTGTGAGGCGTGCGCGAAAGAGTGTGGCCAACACGACATGGATCATTGCCAAGAATGCGCAACCGCGTGCAAAAAATGTGCAGCCGAATGTCGCGAGATGGCTGGCGTCCAGGCATAACATCACGACACGGCTACTTAGCCTCGACAGGAATCACAGTGCATTCCCATTCGCTCTTGCAATCGTGATGATCGGTTGTAAGAGCGAATTTTTTTATCGTTTCGCAAGTCACGCCGGATTGAACAGCGAATCTTGTCGTCCTGGATCCGCTGATCCCCCGCCGGTTGAACCGACGGGGGATCTCGTCACGATCGGAGGACTCGTTTTTTTACCCTCGCTTTCTTTTTTGCCGCTGTTCTCCCGTGGCCTGGGACCAACGTCACGACTCGCTAGCGTTTGCCAGGTCGTGAACTCAATTCGAACGACAATCCTTCGGGACCTGTCGCTGGAATCGTTGCATAGATCGGTGATTTCTCGGGATGACTGTAAATCTCGGGCAATTGGTTGATCAAGTCGGCATCGGCTGCCGATGTGCCCGGCGGCACTGGCGAGCCATCGGGCATCGCATACTTGCGGAACAGCACCATGTAGTTGCCTGGAACGACGCCCATCACCTCGGGAGCCGATTGCAATGTGAACGTGCCATCGGAAGCGCTCGTGGCATAGCCGCCGCGTCCTTTGATCCCGGCCTGAGGGATCAGCGTCAACGACACACCTTCGATCGGTTTGTTGTCCAACATCACGGTTCCGGATGCTGCGACGACGTCATACGTCGTGCTGCTGCCACAACCGATGCTGGCAAGGATCAAGATGGCAACGCTGCAAACGAGTGGATTGAATATCTGCATTTTCTAATGTCCTCGAGGACTGTAGGAGAGGAATAATTTGGATACGCCAGTGAAGGTCGCGGCTCCGATGCGAGCCGTGTTAGTCGGAATCAGTATCTGCAGGTTGCCGCGTGATTCGATGCAACCATCGCATTCTCACATATTAAAACTCTTCGATGACTTCGCCGTCACCGATGTAGGCCAAGTGTCGGAGGATCGAGATCTCGGTCGACTCGCTGATGAACCGAACCGAACCATCCGCCAATGTGAATTGAGCGCCGCCGGGATGCACACTGCCGGACGTGGACCATGCACTCAAGCGGCTTGCTTGACGCGTTCGTTGAAATGGAATGGTGTCCCAAGCACAACACAGCAAGTTGTTGATCCCCAAGCTGTAGGCCAAATCGACGCCGTTGCCGACCCATTTGGTGTAGCCCCAGGTTTGCGGAACGCCGTCATGCACGCCACGAAGCGTTTCGCAGACCGCGACCGTGTTGCTGGTCCCGTCAAGCACATCTCGCATGCGAGACGAATCGTCCATGCCGAACATGCGGCGAGTCAACAGATCGTCTTGGCTCCACCGCGGCGCGGTAGAGGAGGTTCGGCGAATGCTGAACTCGTAGTTCGTGAAGGCACCTTCGAGTGACGTGGTGCCTGGCGAGATCGAATAAGACGTGCTCGACGTGGTGGCGTAGTGAGTCGGATTGGGATCCGAAGGACACAAAAAGGACTGTACCGCGGTGCTGATCACCACGTCATTGGCATTGCCCGGTTCGCCTGGTTTGGGGCCCGACAATGTACTTTGTCCCGAGTCACGAACGTAGGCGCCGGTGGATGCGGAGGTGTCCATTTCTTCGTAAAGGTTTTGCTGTTCGATGTAGGGCAACACGCCCATCCAGCCGCGATGATTGCGGACCTTCGTCAATCCGGGAATCGCGGTGCCCGAGGTGATCGAACCAGCTTGGCTGGCCGAATACGGAAACTTATTAAACGCGCTGTGGTAATTGTGTAAGCCAAGCCCAATTTGTTTCATGTTGTTTGAGCATGACATTCGCCGTGCCGCTTCGCGTGCAGCTTGCACCGCTGGCAAAAGTAATCCAACCAAAACGCCAATAATGGCAATCACAACCAGGAGTTCAACGAGCGTAAACGCGTGACGACGTTGCGGAAACTGCATTACAGGGATCCTTCGAATAAGAAAATAGACTTTGCCGAATGAAAGAGATTCGGCTGATACGGATACCGCCTGATAACGTCGGGTTCGCAAACCCCGCGCCAATGCAGGCCGCGCCGCGACGTAGCGGCTTCGTCACGCCATGGAACTCGCCATCGTCTCGAATTTTCAAGGGGAAGCTGCCATGCACAGCAGACGCGGTAGCGTTTGCGCCATGCCCCTTCGGTACCGGTGCCCCCTCAAGTGACGGTGTGCTTGGTTCGGCAGGATCGCTGTGCTTTTTTTGTAAAAGCATCCGCTTTCGCTGTCAGCGATGAAGCGGTGCCGTGGTGGCACTGCGGAATTTGTTGGCACCGCAATGCTTGAAGTGCAAGCAATTGCAGCAGTTGCACGGCGTCGACTCGAAAACGAACCGCGAAGAGACAAGGCGACACAGCCGATTTGCTCGCTAGAGTCGGCGTGAAACGCAAGATCTATATAGTTTTCAAGTATCTATAGACAATGACGGTTGTTTGTTGATGCCCGCCATGGTGTCACGGGCAACGCCGAGGCGGCTAGATCAAGATGTCCTTGACGACATGACCGTGAACATCAGTCAACCGAAAGTAGCGTCCTTGGAAGCGGAATGTCAGTTTTTCGTGATCGATCCCCATTTGCTGCATGATCGTTGCATGCAAATCGTGCACGTGGACCGGGGTTTCGGTTATGTTGTAGCAGAACTCGTCGGTCGCACCGTAGGTGATCCCCGGTTTGATCCCGGCACCGGCCATCCACAACGAAAAACACCGTGGATGATGGTCGCGTCCATAGGTCTCGGCATTCAGCGCTCCTTGGCAATAAGAGGTTCTGCCAAATTCGCCGCCCCACACGACCAAGGTGTCCTCGAGCAATCCAAGTCGTTTTAGGTCGTTGACCAAAGCGGCGGTCGGTTGGTCCGTGTCATGACATTGCCCCGGCAATTGTTTGGGCATCGTGAAATGTTGGTCCCATCCCATATGGAACAATTGAATGAAACGCACGTCACGCTCGGCCAACCGGCGTGCCAACAAACAGTTGTTCGCATAGGTGCCTCGCTTGGTGACGTCCGGACCATAGCTATCGAGCACGTGTTGGGGTTCGTCCGAAAAATCGGTCAACTCCGGAACCGAGGTCTGCATTCGATAAGCCAATTCATACTGCTGAATTCGCGTGTGGATCTCAGGGTCGCCAAACTCATCAAGCTTCTCTTCGTTCAGCTTGGCCAAATCATCGAGCATCCGTCGACGGGTGGTCGCATCGAGACCGGCGGGGTTGCTCAGGTACAGCACGGGGTCACCGATGCTCATCAATTTGACTCCTGCGTAGGTTGACGGCAAAAAGCCGCTGCCCCACAGTCGGTCGTAAAGCGGTTGGCAATTGGGACGCCCCGTCCCACGCGAAACCATTGCGATGAACGTAGGCAGATTATCGTTCATCGAACCCAGCCCGTAATGCATCCAAGATCCGATGCTTGGCCGTCCAGCCAATTGGTGGCCGGTTTGGAAAAACGTGATCGCAGGATCGTGGTTAATCGCTTCGGTTTGCATCGAGCGAATCAGGCACAGATCGTCCGAGAGCGAACCGATGTGCGGAATCAACTCGCTACACATCTCGGTTCCCGACTCGCCGAACTTCTCGAATTTCCAGCGAGCTCCGGCCAATGGGAACTTGCTTTGCCCCGCCGTCATCCCTGTGATTCGCTGGTTCATGTCGACAAAGTCACGCAGTTCTTTGCCTTCGTGTTCCTGAAGCAGCGGCTTGGGATCGAACAGCTCTTGTTGCGAGGGGGCGCCGCTTTGAAACAGGTAGATGACCCGTTTGGCTTTGGGCGGGGTGTGATACTGCTTCAGTACGCCGTTGGGATCGGGAAAATCGGATGCCGACGATGTGGCTTCGCTACCCCAAGCTTCGCTGCCCAACATCGACGCGAGTGCCGCCGTGCCTACGCCCGAGGCGGTTCGTCCAAAGAAATGCCGACGCGTGAGCATCAATCGACTTTCGTCGGCGACATGATTCGGTTGTTGGATCTTGCTGGGCATGTTCTTCACGAGTCCACGATTGGAGTGGGGGAAGTCGGGTAGATGATTTTTCGAGCGGTCGCGAGTTGGTTCGATCAGGATCAAGGAACGTCGGAACCATCATGGGCTGATTCGTTGCTGATCGCTTAGCGATCTCAATATTGGCTTGCCAAACGATCCACGGCATTCACTGCTTCGATGTTCTTTACTCCACCGAAACAAATTGATCGAGGTTGAATATCAAATGAGCCACGGAGGTCCACGCGGCGTGTTCGGTCATGTCAAGCTTCGCGTCGCGAGCGGATTGTCCGATCGCAAGCAGTTCGCTCTCAGCTTCGGGTTGCG includes:
- a CDS encoding DUF1501 domain-containing protein, whose translation is MPSKIQQPNHVADESRLMLTRRHFFGRTASGVGTAALASMLGSEAWGSEATSSASDFPDPNGVLKQYHTPPKAKRVIYLFQSGAPSQQELFDPKPLLQEHEGKELRDFVDMNQRITGMTAGQSKFPLAGARWKFEKFGESGTEMCSELIPHIGSLSDDLCLIRSMQTEAINHDPAITFFQTGHQLAGRPSIGSWMHYGLGSMNDNLPTFIAMVSRGTGRPNCQPLYDRLWGSGFLPSTYAGVKLMSIGDPVLYLSNPAGLDATTRRRMLDDLAKLNEEKLDEFGDPEIHTRIQQYELAYRMQTSVPELTDFSDEPQHVLDSYGPDVTKRGTYANNCLLARRLAERDVRFIQLFHMGWDQHFTMPKQLPGQCHDTDQPTAALVNDLKRLGLLEDTLVVWGGEFGRTSYCQGALNAETYGRDHHPRCFSLWMAGAGIKPGITYGATDEFCYNITETPVHVHDLHATIMQQMGIDHEKLTFRFQGRYFRLTDVHGHVVKDILI
- a CDS encoding vitamin K epoxide reductase family protein, with protein sequence MSDQPKHGMMGSRGVSRPMAEMEMMKDHQGGQDAKANQDQERGGKQEHGGEHKGGHQQGGHQHDGEHDHGGGHEMSHDDRLSMLKMHHKQTLWIYWTLPMLGIWLILAPFNFGYLNEALWVDPSGGRGPWFAEESTAELRQLRAWLMTISDIVSGVLLVVLGWRSLTPNRPYSLWACCFVGVWLTFAPILFWAPTAASYVNDSLVGILVMALTILIPGMPNMIMYMQHGPPTPPGWSYNPSSWPQRWVMIATGFVGFVVSRYLAMFQLGYIDFVWDPFFGFESGSKKVLNSKMSHMWPISDGGLGVASYTFEFMMGYMGSPSRWRTMPWMVAFFGVLVIPLGLTHIVLVISQPVLVHHWCAMCLLAAMVMLPMIPLEVDEVIAMFQHVRQAKQRGDRGGSLRQIFWKGGKADGCTADERSPEMIEMPEKPWQLLKASIWGMSFPWTLVVCTALGVGIMAAPTSFGIDIKTTAADIGHLGGALIVTVSVIAMGEVIRIGRYGNVLLALAVIVGPWLVDSATTGFAITNSVLGVLVLILTIPRGKITETYGSWDRFIR
- a CDS encoding DUF1559 domain-containing protein — its product is MQFPQRRHAFTLVELLVVIAIIGVLVGLLLPAVQAAREAARRMSCSNNMKQIGLGLHNYHSAFNKFPYSASQAGSITSGTAIPGLTKVRNHRGWMGVLPYIEQQNLYEEMDTSASTGAYVRDSGQSTLSGPKPGEPGNANDVVISTAVQSFLCPSDPNPTHYATTSSTSYSISPGTTSLEGAFTNYEFSIRRTSSTAPRWSQDDLLTRRMFGMDDSSRMRDVLDGTSNTVAVCETLRGVHDGVPQTWGYTKWVGNGVDLAYSLGINNLLCCAWDTIPFQRTRQASRLSAWSTSGSVHPGGAQFTLADGSVRFISESTEISILRHLAYIGDGEVIEEF
- a CDS encoding four-helix bundle copper-binding protein, coding for MSNQRFASCIEACLDCAQACEHCAEACLGEKDVKKMADCIRTDRDCATLCWSTAALMSRDSQFSAKACELLAEVCEACAKECGQHDMDHCQECATACKKCAAECREMAGVQA